The sequence below is a genomic window from Paenibacillus silvisoli.
CGCGTCAAGCGGCCGCGGGCCAACGGGCTCCAAGGGATGACGCCTACGCCGAGATCCCGGCAGAGCGGAAGCATTTCCCTTTCTTCCTCGCGGTACAGCAGATTCAAGTGATTTTGCATGCTGACGAATTTGGTCCAGCCGTTCTTCTCCGCCGCGAACTGCGCTTTAAGGAACTGCCAGGCGTACATGGACGAAGCGCCGATATAGCGTGCTTTGCCGGCTTTGACGACGTCGTGCAGCGCTTCCATCGTTTCTTCGATCGGCGTATGCGGGTCCCAGCGGTGAATTTGATAGAGATCGATATAGTCCGTGCCGAGCCTTCGCAAGCTGTCGTCGATTTCGCTCAGAATCGCTTTGCGCGACAAGCCGGCGCCGTTCGGACCGGGCCGCATGCGGCCGTGAACCTTGGTCGCGATGACGACGTCCTCGCGCCTTGCGAAATCCGTCAGCGCGCGACCGACGATTTCTTCGCTCGTGCCGTCCGAGTAAACATTAGCGGTATCGAAGAAATTGATGCCCAGCTCAAGCGCCTTGCGGATGAAGTGGCGGCTCCGCTCTTCGTCCAGCGTCCATGAATGCGATCCTCTTGACGGTATGCCGTAGCTCATGCAGCCCAGACATAGTCTGGATACCTCCAGGCCGGTTTGGCCAAGGCGAGTGTAATCCATATTCGATTCCTCCTCTGGTTTCGTCAATGTTAATCTTGCTGTTGACTCTATCGTAACGTTTGGCAGCGATTAAGCGCAACCTTGGCACAAGCTTTAAAAAGACATAGGCTAGTCTAGCAAACACCAGCTTTAATCTGTATTACAAAAATATTATATCTGTTTTTATTGATAAATAAAGAAATAATAAAACTGTTATAGACATAAATATAATCTGTACTATATACTGAAACCGTGTTCTTAAAGCAGCTGTTGAGGAGAGAGGTAGATGCGGATGACTTCTATAAAATTAGATGCCAGTTTCGTTGCCAACACGGTTAGATCACTTGCAGCCTTGCTAGATAAAAATTACGTATGTCCCGAAATCGCTGCTTCAATGAAGCAGGGGTTGCTGGATAAGCTTTCGGATGGCGAGTATGACTTGGAAGAGAGTGGTGCTGCAATAGCGGGGAAGATTACGGATTTTTTGAGGCAATTGAGTAACGATAAGCATGTAAGCTTCCATTTTAGCGAGCAGCCGCTGACTATTCAATCGGATAACTCAACCGATAGCGAGGAAATGAATCGAACCTCAGGATGGTATAATTATGGCATTGAAAAAGCAGAACGGTTATCTGGTAATGTGGGGTACCTCGTATTAAATGATTTTGCCTATCCGGAATTTGCCGGCGAGACGGCCGCGAACGCGATCGGGTTTTTAGCGAATACGGACGGATTAATAATCGACCTCCGTAACAATTTCGGCGGTTCGTCTTTTATGGTGACACTCATCGCTAGTTATTTGCTTGACGCCAAAGTACCCGTGCACTTAAATGATCTTTATTGGCGATCTCACGATGTTACACAATCCTTTTGGAGCTTACCCTATGTACCTGGAAGAAGATATGGATCTCGGAAGCCTGTTATGCTGCTGACCAGCAATCATACTTTCTCAGCAGCAGAAGAGTTTGCCTATAGTCTTCAAGCGGTAGGGCGGGTAACCGTCGTTGGAGAAAAGACGGGGGGAGGCGCTCATCCTGGGAGCACTCACCGAATTAATGATCATTTTGAAGCATTTATTCCGAATGGCCGTGCAATTAACCCGGTTACCAAGACGAACTGGAATGGCGTGGGGGTTATACCGGATTTAGAATGCCATCGCGATGAAGCGTTTGACATTGCGTATCAGAAGCTTTTAAAACAGCTGCAAAACGAGTCCGCGTAAACCGTGGACTTTTTTTAATGGTACGAGAGACCACACGCGAGGAATCGTATCCGAATAAGATTGTTGAAGGGAAAAACAGGTGTGTGATGTCAGCCTAATCAGAGGGATGTGATTCCGTGGAGCAGCGTTTGACACTGCATGCCAGCCTCATGCGGTTGCGTGCCCGTCAATTCCGGCGTTATCTCAGGAAGCTTGGCTGCAAAGGCAGTCAAACTTTACATTTTACGCTTGTCCACGATACGATGGCGCGCAAGCCCGTTCAGCCCACTTCGCAGAGCAAGGCGCGCGCGATGACGCTGCATAAGCAAATGAAGCAGCTAGAGCGACGGATCTCCCGGATTACGCTGCTGACCCGCGCGAAACGGCCGGTCCCGCTAAAGCTCAAAAACGACGAAGGCTATGCGGTATTCATGACCATCAATTACCGGGAGAAGGCTCGGGGCGACTTCCAGGCGGTTCGCGCACACTTCATTGACGTTGACCTCAACAAGATCTCGGAATTGCTGAATACGAGCGAAGAGGCGGAGCGCCGCAAGCAGGAGCTGCTAGCGAACCCCGTGGAACAGATCGAATCCATCAGCGTGACGCGTACCAAGCAAGGACGTTATCGGCTGCTCGCCCAGCGAGGCGCGAGAAGAGTGAGGCAGCTGAAACGGAAGTTTCTATTTAAGCATCGAAGGCTCATTCGGGGTTCGATGATCGTCGAAACGAAAAACGGCTATCACATCTACTGGGCAATCCGCAAAGGCTCGATCGGTTGGTTCGTCCCCATTCAGCGGGCACTCGTCCGCAAATTCAACTCCGATCCCAAAATCACGGACCTCTCTCGCGTCATGCGCGTTCCCGGCTTCTACCACCGGAAAAACCCGGCAAACCCTTACCTTGTTCGCGTGAGGCGCTGGGGAAGGAAGCGGCCCTATACTCAGGCTGAGCTTATCCTGCGCTTGGCATTATCCTTTTGAGCTTTTCGATGATTAGGTTAACCAGAATAACCTGGTTGGCCTTATTTTTTTGCTAGGAAG
It includes:
- a CDS encoding DNA-primase RepB domain-containing protein gives rise to the protein MEQRLTLHASLMRLRARQFRRYLRKLGCKGSQTLHFTLVHDTMARKPVQPTSQSKARAMTLHKQMKQLERRISRITLLTRAKRPVPLKLKNDEGYAVFMTINYREKARGDFQAVRAHFIDVDLNKISELLNTSEEAERRKQELLANPVEQIESISVTRTKQGRYRLLAQRGARRVRQLKRKFLFKHRRLIRGSMIVETKNGYHIYWAIRKGSIGWFVPIQRALVRKFNSDPKITDLSRVMRVPGFYHRKNPANPYLVRVRRWGRKRPYTQAELILRLALSF
- a CDS encoding aldo/keto reductase, which produces MDYTRLGQTGLEVSRLCLGCMSYGIPSRGSHSWTLDEERSRHFIRKALELGINFFDTANVYSDGTSEEIVGRALTDFARREDVVIATKVHGRMRPGPNGAGLSRKAILSEIDDSLRRLGTDYIDLYQIHRWDPHTPIEETMEALHDVVKAGKARYIGASSMYAWQFLKAQFAAEKNGWTKFVSMQNHLNLLYREEEREMLPLCRDLGVGVIPWSPLARGRLTRGWDDISERSETDAFGKTLYTSAVESDRAIVERVGRIAAERGVPQAQVALAWVLSKSAVTAPIIGATKPGHLDDATAALSLALTSDEIRELEELYVPHPVLGFQ
- a CDS encoding S41 family peptidase, coding for MRMTSIKLDASFVANTVRSLAALLDKNYVCPEIAASMKQGLLDKLSDGEYDLEESGAAIAGKITDFLRQLSNDKHVSFHFSEQPLTIQSDNSTDSEEMNRTSGWYNYGIEKAERLSGNVGYLVLNDFAYPEFAGETAANAIGFLANTDGLIIDLRNNFGGSSFMVTLIASYLLDAKVPVHLNDLYWRSHDVTQSFWSLPYVPGRRYGSRKPVMLLTSNHTFSAAEEFAYSLQAVGRVTVVGEKTGGGAHPGSTHRINDHFEAFIPNGRAINPVTKTNWNGVGVIPDLECHRDEAFDIAYQKLLKQLQNESA